One Carassius gibelio isolate Cgi1373 ecotype wild population from Czech Republic chromosome A7, carGib1.2-hapl.c, whole genome shotgun sequence DNA window includes the following coding sequences:
- the LOC128017330 gene encoding aminopeptidase N has product MGKGFYISRPLGFVLLGLGVVSVLTIFSLSVVYTKEKRRNEVKSTNGTQAVTTAAPYSTPAPSNEPWDKYRLPDTLLPKYYNVTLWPRLVPDEHGMYIFNGISGVAFTCVKETNLIIIHSNKLNFTLTSEKHHATLSGLGGTSAPGILKTWFQTQTQFMVIQLKEKLQVGKSYWLYMEFHGELSDDLEGFYKSQYTENGVKKVVATTQMQPTAARNAFPCFDEPSMKAVFHLTLLHPPGTVALANGMELGTERITIDSKEVLRTRFEPTQKMSTYLLAFIVSEFTKIQSPLEANVLIRIWGRREAIESGHGDYALNVTFPILKFLEKYYNTTYPLSKSDQVALPDFAAGAMENWGLVTYREQSLFYDPKVSSNEDKEWVVTVIAHELAHMWFGNLVTMRWWNDLWLNEGFASYVSYLGADYAEPTWNIKELMVQQQVQRAFAVDSLVSSHPLSSREDEIITPDQINQLFDTITYSKGAAVLRMLSEFLTESVFAKGLHYYLQEYAFSNTVYTDLWKKLQEVVDADSGIRLPASVNEIMNRWILQMGFPVVTIDTRTGSISQQHFLIHPEAVVYKPSDYNYEWIVPIKWMKNGQNMGQHWLRNKTASYEPMKTETDWLLANLNVTGYYRVNYDPQNWERLLKQLTTNHKIIPVLNRGQIIDDAFNLARAQIISITLALRTTEYLYEEKEYIPWESAISNLQYFFLMFDRTEVYGPLQTYLRRKVQPLFDHFKVITSNWTQKPPRYMDQYNQVNAILMACKTGVKGCSELTSMWYRQWMKNPDSNPIAPNLKTTVYCTAIAAGGVEEWDFGWQMFRNCTIAAETKKLLFGLSCTREPWLLNRYLEFTTDPNLVRKQDVTSAIVYISGNVIGQPLVWDFIRANWKRLTEDYDDGFFFFGRLIQGITKKFSTKFELQQLQRFKEDIEASGFSFGMQAIEQAIEQTKANMKWVSENKANVMNWLTQQSA; this is encoded by the exons ATGGGGAAAGGCTTTTATATCAGTAGGCCTTTAGGGTTTGTGCTATTAGGGTTGGGTGTTGTGTCCGTCCTCACCATTTTTTCTTTGTCAGTGGTCTATACTAAAGAGAAACGGAGAAACGAAGTAAAGTCCACAAATGGGACCCAAGCGGTGACGACTGCAGCTCCCTACAGCACCCCAGCTCCATCGAACGAGCCCTGGGACAAGTACAGACTGCCTGACACTCTTCTTCCTAAATACTACAACGTGACGCTTTGGCCACGGTTGGTGCCGGACGAGCATGGAATGTACATTTTCAATGGGATATCTGGAGTTGCATTCACGTGCGTCAAGGAAACCAACCTGATCATTATTCATTCCAATAAGCTGAACTTCACCTTGACCTCGGAGAAGCACCATGCCACGCTGTCGGGTTTGGGAGGGACAAGCGCTCCGGGCATTCTGAAAACCTGgtttcaaacacaaacacaattcaTGGTGATCCAGCTGAAAGAAAAACTACAAGTTGGAAAATCGTATTGGCTCTACATGGAATTCCATGGAGAGCTGTCAGATGATCTAGAAGGATTTTACAAAAGCCAATACACAGAAAATGGTGTAAAAAA AGTTGTTGCCACAACACAAATGCAGCCCACTGCTGCCCGGAACGCTTTCCCCTGCTTTGATGAGCCGTCAATGAAGGCCGTCTTCCATCTGACTCTCCTCCACCCTCCTGGAACTGTGGCCCTTGCTAATGGCATGGAGCTGG GCACTGAACGCATCACTATAGACAGTAAAGAAGTTTTACGGACCAGATTTGAGCCAACTCAGAAAATGTCAACATATCTGCTGGCCTTTATCGTCAGCGAATTTACCAAAATACAATCCCCACTAGAGGCCAATGTTTTG aTCAGAATATGGGGACGTAGAGAAGCCATTGAAAGTGGTCATGGAGATTATGCCCTCAATGTGACATTCCCTATTTTGAagtttttagaaaaatattacaaCACCACATACCCTCTATCCAAATCAG ACCAAGTTGCATTGCCTGATTTTGCTGCTGGAGCAATGGAAAACTGGGGTCTGGTCACTTACAGAGAGCAATCGCTTTTCTATGATCCTAAAGTGTCCTCTAATGAAGATAAAGAATGGGTGGTCACTGTAATCGCACATGAACTTGCACACATG TGGTTTGGAAACCTCGTGACCATGAGATGGTGGAACGACCTGTGGCTCAATGAAGGTTTTGCAAGTTATGTTTCATATCTTGGAGCTGATTATGCTGAACCCACCTGGAATATT AAAGAGCTGATGGTGCAGCAACAGGTTCAGAGAGCGTTTGCCGTCGACTCTCTTGTTTCCTCCCACCCCCTTTCTTCACGAGAAGACGAAATCATCACACCTGATCAGATCAATCAGCTATTTGATACCATCACGTATAGCAAG GGGGCTGCAGTCCTGAGAATGCTTTCTGAGTTTCTGACAGAGTCTGTCTTTGCTAAAGGACTTCAT TACTATTTGCAAGAGTATGCATTCAGCAACACTGTGTACACAGATCTTTGGAAGAAACTGCAGGAA gttgtagATGCAGATTCGGGAATCCGTCTCCCAGCCTCAGTCAATGAAATCATGAATCGCTGGATTCTTCAGATGGGTTTCCCTGTCGTAACTATTGACACTCGAACAGGAAGTATCTCTCAGCAGCACTTCCTGATACACCCAGAGGCAGTAGTGTACAAGCCATCTGACTACAA TTATGAATGGATTGTGCCAATCAAATGGATGAAGAATGGCCAAAACATGGGCCAGCACTGGCTGCGTAATAAAACAGCTTCATACGAACCCATGAAGACTGAAACAGACTGGTTATTGGCCAACCTGAATGTCACGGGATACTACAGGGTTAATTATGATCCCCAGAACTGGGAACGTCTCCTCAAACAACTGACTACAAATCATAAA ATTATTCCAGTTCTTAATAGGGGCCAGATCATAGATGATGCATTTAATTTGGCGAG GGCACAGATAATCAGCATAACCTTGGCTCTGAGAACAACCGAGTATCTGTACGAGGAGAAGGAGTACATACCGTGGGAATCTGCAATTAGCAATTTACAGTACTTTTTCCTCATGTTTGACCGAACAGAAGTCTATGGACCTTTGCAG ACTTACCTGCGGAGAAAGGTGCAGCCTCTTTTTGACCACTTCAAAGTTATCACATCaaactggactcagaaacctccAAGATACATGGACCA ATACAACCAAGTAAATGCAATCTTAATGGCCTGCAAAACTGGAGTGAAAGGATGTTCAGAGCTCACTAGCATGTGGTACAGACAGTGGATGAAGAACCCTGACAGTAACCC AATTGCCCCAAATCTGAAGACCACCGTGTACTGCACTGCCATTGCCGCTGGTGGTGTTGAAGAGTGGGATTTCGGATGGCAGATGTTCAGGAACTGTACCATTGCTGCAGAGACAAAGAAGCTGTTATTTGGTCTGTCATGCACTAGAGAGCCCTGGCTGTTAAACAG GTACCTGGAATTCACAACAGACCCAAATCTGGTCAGGAAGCAGGACGTTACCTCCGCCATTGTGTATATTTCAGGCAATGTAATAGGGCAGCCGTTGGTTTGGGACTTTATCAGAGCCAACTGGAAACGTCTAACTGAAGA TTATGATGATGGATTCTTCTTTTTTGGAAGACTTATCCAAGGCATCACGAAAAAGTTTTCTACAAAATTTGAACTGCAACAG TTGCAGAGATTTAAAGAGGACATCGAAGCAAGCGGTTTTAGTTTTGGTATGCAAGCAATAGAGCAGGCCATTGAACAGACAAAAGCCAACATGAAATGGGTTTCTGAAAACAAAGCAAACGTGATGAACTGGCTGACTCAACAATCAGCCTAA
- the LOC128017331 gene encoding mesoderm posterior protein 2-like, which translates to MDISSSSLQLQDSSASKFDCENLLDQSYAVSDAGYYSACSSLSPTSSLDSCGFSPPADPSRAGQDILQIFPHDSITTQEKSKVQPPKRTGRPRSKFPGVKRQTASEREKLRMRDLTKALHHLRTYLPPSMAPVGKTLTKIETLRLTIQYISCLSAQLKLSEDEEHRGSQAEVNAASTIFDSFTATPSDPFRSFPAQQFPSMTCSQTPVEGDFLSIPAPEFWFLEQDNSFHGQC; encoded by the exons ATGGATATCTCCAGCTCTTCTCTTCAGCTCCAAGACAGCAGCGCTTCCAAGTTTGACTGCGAGAACCTTCTGGATCAGAGCTACGCTGTATCAGATGCGGGATACTACAGCGCCTGCAGCAGCCTGTCTCCAACCTCTTCCCTCGATTCCTGCGGCTTCTCCCCTCCGGCTGACCCTAGCAGAGCGGGACAGGACATACTGCAGATCTTCCCTCATGACAGCATCACCACCCAGGAGAAGAGCAAGGTCCAGCCCCCCAAGAGAACCGGACGGCCAAGGTCAAAATTCCCTGGAGTGAAGCGGCAAACGGCAAGTGAACGTGAGAAGCTGAGGATGAGAGATCTGACGAAAGCTCTTCATCACCTCAGGACGTACCTGCCTCCATCAATGGCTCCTGTCGGAAAAACCTTGACCAAGATCGAGACGCTGCGGCTCACTATCCAGTACATCTCCTGCCTGTCCGCTCAGCTGAAACTCAGTGAAGACGAGGAACATCGTGGATCTCAGGCCGAGGTCAACGCTGCATCAACCATCTTCGACAGCTTCACTGCGACCCCTTCAGATCCTTTCAGAAGTTTCCCAGCTCAGCAGTTCCCATCTATGACCTGTTCTCAG ACTCCAGTCGAAGGTGATTTCCTTTCAATCCCAGCTCCAGAATTTTGGTTTCTCGAGCAGGACAATTCATTCCATGGACAGTGCTGA
- the mespba gene encoding mesoderm posterior ba, protein MESSSHSQQNQWSCSSSESEFYSVSSPDTVSPNASMERGFSPSHQAQPACSKSVKPASIVKRKRRLRLKNPSEQRQNASEKEKLRMRDLTKALHHLRTYLPPSVAPVGQTLTKIETLRLTIRYISFLSAQLGLSEEELNQRRNVNSSSCSYSPEIVGYFQYRTMAGDWVAAQGQGYGHYEGQYEGFSAHTGQSDEISMDQYDGSSQQHSTEQIFSANIDGFLQSQQCAQTTQTYQVYGRNFGHHLVPRSYWS, encoded by the exons ATGGAAAGCTCAAGCCACAGCCAGCAGAACCAGTGGAGCTGCTCAAGCTCAGAGTCAGAGTTTTACAGTGTTTCCTCTCCAGACACCGTTTCGCCGAATGCATCCATGGAGCGGGGCTTCTCTCCGTCCCACCAGGCCCAGCCTGCATGCTCAAAATCAGTCAAACCTGCAAGCATCGTCAAGAGGAAACGCAGATTAAGGCTGAAGAACCCGAGCGAGCAACGGCAGAACGCTAGTGAGAAGGAGAAGTTGAGGATGAGGGATCTGACCAAAGCTCTCCACCACCTCAGGACCTACCTGCCGCCGTCTGTAGCTCCCGTAGGCCAAACGCTGACCAAGATCGAGACGCTACGGCTCACCATACGCTACATCTCGTTTCTGTCTGCTCAGCTGGGTCTCAGTGAAGAAGAGCTGAACCAAAGGAGGAACGTGAACTCCAGCAGCTGCTCATATTCTCCAGAGATCGTTGGTTATTTTCAGTACAGGACTATGGCTGGAGACTGGGTTGCGGCGCAAGGACAGGGTTATGGGCATTATGAAGGACAGTATGAAGGTTTCTCTGCTCACACAGGGCAATCTGATGAGATCAGCATGGATCAGTATGACGGTTCCTCACAGCAGCATTCAACAGAGCAAATCTTCTCTGCAAATATAGACGGCTTCCTCCAGTCACAACAGTGTGCTCAAACAACACAGACCTACCAG GTTTATGGCAGAAACTTTGGCCATCATCTTGTTCCTCGATCTTACTGGAGCTGA
- the LOC128017333 gene encoding synaptic vesicle glycoprotein 2B-like: MDDPYQNNINQQGETYPTYGGGEYTYPYQTDYPPQEEEDAASDVTEGHDEDEQMYEGEYQGIPHPDEIKEARRAARREARMKARMATDVEEETLPEQYESIMEDCGHGRFQWTLFTVLGLALMADGVECFVVSLALPSAEKDMCLSNADKGMLGLIVYVGMMIGAVLWGGLADKLGRRQCLLYALAINCIFSFLSCFAQGYGIFIFFRLCSGIGIGGSVPVVYTYFAEFLQMDKRGEHLSWLCLFWMLGGLYASFTAWGIIPHYGWGFSMGTEFQFHSWRVFVLVCFLPSVAALAGLVFMPESPRFLLESARHDEAWMILKQVHDTNWRAKGEPERVFQVSQIKTPQTQDDEFIEIQSETGTAFQRFMVRHMTLVKQVMKNMLSLAAPDLRIHGLFIAIVWFTMAFSFYGLGVWFPDQIKLLQFEEFESNVKIFHREKVERFHFNFTLQNQVHKEGEYIHDRFINIEIRNVKFEESLFENCYFEDIRSTDTFFENCTLKNTVFYNTDLWEDSKFINCKLENTTFLHPKKGCHLNFQEENDVLIYLVSFLGSLSVLPGNIIAGLLMDKVGRLKIIGGSMLCSAGCTFFVLLCFSQWAVVLFHCLFFAASAAAWNGIEVITVELYPASKRATAFGVLNGTCKLAAIISTFIFGKFIGITKIVPIILSFSALVCGGLLAFKLPETREVILQ; this comes from the exons ATGGATGACCCTTACCAAAACAATATAAACCAGCAGGGAGAAACATATCCCACATATGGAGGAGGAGAGTACACTTACCCCTATCAGACAGACTACCCTCCTCAGGAGGAGGAAGATGCTGCTAGTGATGTCACCGAGGGGCATGATGAAGATGAGCAGATGTACGAGGGCGAGTACCAAGGCATCCCTCATCCGGACGAGATCAAGGAGGCACGGAGAGCCGCCCGAAGGGAGGCCCGCATGAAGGCCAGGATGGCAACTGATGTGGAGGAGGAAACATTGCCTGAGCAATACGAGTCCATCATGGAAGACTGCGGCCACGGCCGCTTCCAGTGGACCCTCTTCACGGTGCTGGGTCTGGCTCTGATGGCTGATGGGGTGGAGTGCTTCGTAGTGAGTCTCGCCCTGCCCAGTGCTGAGAAGGACATGTGCCTGTCGAATGCTGACAAGGGCATGCTGG GTTTAATAGTGTATGTGGGGATGATGATCGGAGCTGTCCTGTGGGGCGGTCTGGCTGATAAACTGGGCAGACGACAGTGTTTGCTCTACGCTCTGGCCATCAACTGTATCTTCTCCTTCCTGTCCTGTTTTGCACAGGGCTACGGGATCTTCATCTTCTTCAGACTCTGCTCAGGAATCGG GATCGGCGGCTCAGTCCCTGTCGTGTACACGTACTTCGCTGAGTTCCTGCAGATGGATAAGAGAGGAGAACATCTCAGCTGGCTGTGTTTGTTCTGGATGCTTGGAGGACTGTATGCTTCCTTCACCGCATGGGGAATCATCCCACATTATG GCTGGGGTTTCAGTATGGGGACAGAGTTCCAGTTCCACAGCTGGAGGGTGTTTGTGCTGGTTTGTTTCCTTCCCTCTGTGGCTGCTCTCGCTGGACTGGTGTTCATGCCAGAAAGTCCCCGTTTCCTCCTGGAG agcgCACGACACGATGAGGCCTGGATGATCCTGAAGCAGGTTCATGACACTAACTGGAGAGCGAAGGGAGAGCCAGAGAGAGTGTTTCAA GTTTCACAGATCAAAACTCCTCAGACACAGGATGATGAGTTCATAGAGATTCAGAGTGAAACTGGCACTGCCTTCCAGAGATTCATGGTCAGACATATGACTCTGGTTAAACAG GTCATGAAGAACATGCTGTCACTCGCCGCACCTGATCTCAGAATCCATGGTTTGTTCATTGCCATTGTGTGGTTTACCATGGCCTTCAG CTTTTACGGCCTGGGAGTGTGGTTTCCTGACCAGATCAAGCTCCTCCAGTTTGAGGAGTTCGAGTCCAATGTCAAGATCTTTCATCGTGAGAAAGTGGAACGCTTTCATTTCAACTTCACTCTGCAAAATCAGGTCCACAAGGAGGGGGAGTATATCCATGAcag GTTTATCAACATAGAAATACGAAACGTGAAGTTTGAGGAATCACTCTTCGAGAACTGTTATTTTGAGGACATCAGATCAACAGACACCTTCTTTGAGAACTGCACTCTTAAAAACACGGTCTTCTACAACACTG ATCTGTGGGAAGATTCCAAGTTCATTAACTGTAAGCTGGAAAATACGACATTTCTGCACCCCAAAAAAGGCTGCCATCTAAATTTCCAAGAGGAAAATGACGTCCTGATCTATCTAGTCAGCTTCCTGGGCAGCTTGTCTGTATTACCGGGCAACATCATAGCAGGCCTATTAATGGATAAAGTAGGACGACTTAAGATTATAG ggggATCCATGTTATGCTCCGCTGGCTGCACGTTCTTCGTGCTCCTGTGCTTCAGTCAGTGGGCGGTCGTCCTGTTCCACTGCCTCTTCTTCGCAGCCAGTGCCGCAGCTTGGAACGGCATTGAGGTCATCACAGTGGAGCTCTATCCAGCCTCCAAAAG AGCCACAGCTTTCGGTGTGCTGAATGGCACATGTAAACTGGCAGCTATCATTAGCACTTTCATCTTCGGCAAGTTTATCGGCATCACCAAGATCGTCCCCATCATCCTGTCCTTCTCAGCGCTGGTGTGCGGAGGACTGCTAGCGTTTAAGTTGCCTGAGACACGAGAGGTCATTCTTCAGTGA